A genomic stretch from Eubacterium sulci ATCC 35585 includes:
- a CDS encoding pyruvate phosphate dikinase (catalyzes the formation of phosphoenolpyruvate from pyruvate) — translation MKHFVYSFNEGSKDMRSLLGGKGANLAEMTKIGLPVPFGFTITTEACNEYYRNGGKLGEELISEIKEKLSELENVTGKTFGSTTNPLLVSVRSGSVFSMPGMMDTILNLGLNDESTKGLADLTENRRFALDSFRRFIQMYGNVVMEIDGKNFEDIIEKAKHDRGIMYDIDLDEEALCEIIDDYKKVVRYGQEGGFPSDPKVQLIEAVKAVFRSWNNDRAIRYRRMERIPDSLGTAVNVQSMVFGNMGNTSGTGVAFTRSPVNGDNHVYGEFLVNAQGEDVVAGIRTPKPISEMAESFPEVYEDFMNIAKVLEQHYKDAQDMEFTVERNKLYMLQTRAGKRTAQSAVKIAVDMEREGLIDRETAVMRIEPGQIDQLLHPRFDEEELKGVSVIAKGLPASPGAVSGKIYFNALEAEAAVKKGEKAILVRETTSPEDLAGMIAAGGILTAKGGVTSHAAVVARQMGKCCVAGCSEILVSEDKKELKTKDKVYREGDVISLDGYDGKVYEGEIHTVEPNLSGDFGVIMSWADGIRSLKIRTNADKPEDALKALEFGAEGIGLCRTEHMFFEENRIPAIRRMIVADTESERREALDALLPYQKNDFRGIYEVMKENPVTIRLLDPPLHEFLPHTDAEIRSLAEKIGVPYEKLVRRTDELHENNPMLGHRGCRLAISYPEIAEMQTRAIMEAAIEVSEEKGYSIVPEIMIPLTSSDKEMAYIKDIVAKEAERCKEEKSSDIKYVIGTMIETPRAALTADEIAESAEFFSFGTNDMTQMTYGFSRDDTAKIIETYIEKNIFEEDIFRSIDEKGVGKLLDIAVKLGRQTRNDLKIGICGEHGGDPRSIEFCHKLGLNYVSCSPYRVPIARIAAAQAAIKCNQE, via the coding sequence ATGAAGCATTTTGTTTACTCGTTTAACGAAGGATCAAAGGATATGCGCAGCCTACTAGGCGGAAAGGGCGCTAACCTTGCAGAGATGACAAAGATAGGACTTCCAGTACCTTTCGGATTTACAATTACAACCGAGGCCTGTAACGAGTACTATCGCAATGGAGGAAAGCTTGGCGAGGAACTAATTTCCGAGATCAAAGAAAAGCTGAGTGAACTTGAGAATGTAACAGGCAAGACTTTTGGAAGCACAACAAATCCACTTCTTGTTTCTGTAAGATCAGGATCGGTATTTTCTATGCCGGGAATGATGGATACCATTCTCAATTTAGGCCTAAACGACGAGTCAACTAAGGGACTTGCAGACCTTACGGAGAATAGAAGATTTGCTCTAGACAGCTTCCGTAGATTTATACAGATGTACGGAAACGTAGTTATGGAGATAGACGGCAAGAATTTTGAAGACATCATAGAAAAAGCAAAGCACGACCGCGGAATCATGTATGATATCGATCTTGATGAAGAGGCTCTTTGCGAAATTATCGATGATTACAAGAAGGTTGTTAGATATGGACAGGAAGGTGGTTTCCCATCAGATCCTAAGGTTCAGCTAATCGAAGCCGTAAAGGCAGTATTCCGCTCATGGAATAACGACAGAGCGATTAGATATAGAAGAATGGAGAGAATTCCTGATTCACTAGGAACTGCCGTAAACGTTCAGTCCATGGTATTTGGTAATATGGGTAATACATCTGGAACAGGTGTAGCATTTACTAGAAGCCCTGTAAACGGAGACAACCACGTGTACGGTGAATTCCTTGTAAATGCACAGGGTGAGGACGTTGTAGCTGGTATTAGAACACCTAAGCCTATAAGCGAGATGGCAGAGTCTTTCCCTGAGGTATATGAGGATTTCATGAACATCGCAAAGGTGCTTGAGCAGCACTATAAGGATGCTCAGGACATGGAGTTTACTGTTGAGCGTAACAAGCTTTACATGCTTCAGACAAGAGCCGGAAAGCGTACAGCTCAGTCAGCGGTTAAGATTGCTGTAGATATGGAAAGAGAAGGTCTCATCGACAGAGAAACAGCTGTTATGAGAATAGAGCCAGGTCAGATTGACCAGCTTCTCCACCCAAGATTTGACGAGGAGGAGCTAAAGGGAGTTTCAGTTATTGCAAAGGGACTTCCAGCATCACCAGGTGCAGTTAGCGGTAAGATATATTTCAACGCTCTAGAAGCTGAAGCTGCAGTAAAGAAGGGCGAGAAGGCTATCCTCGTAAGAGAGACAACTTCACCAGAGGACCTTGCAGGAATGATCGCAGCAGGCGGAATCCTTACAGCAAAGGGAGGAGTTACATCCCACGCTGCTGTAGTTGCAAGACAGATGGGTAAGTGCTGCGTAGCAGGATGTTCAGAAATCCTAGTTTCAGAGGATAAGAAAGAACTGAAGACAAAGGACAAGGTTTACAGAGAGGGAGATGTTATCTCACTTGACGGTTATGATGGAAAGGTTTACGAGGGTGAAATCCACACTGTAGAGCCAAACCTATCAGGTGACTTTGGCGTTATCATGTCATGGGCTGACGGAATCAGAAGCCTCAAGATTAGAACAAATGCAGATAAGCCAGAGGATGCGCTTAAGGCTTTAGAGTTTGGTGCAGAGGGAATTGGCCTTTGCAGAACTGAGCACATGTTCTTTGAGGAGAATAGAATCCCAGCTATCAGAAGAATGATAGTTGCAGATACAGAAAGCGAAAGACGTGAGGCTCTTGATGCACTTCTTCCATACCAGAAGAACGACTTCAGGGGAATTTACGAGGTTATGAAGGAGAATCCAGTAACTATTAGACTTCTAGATCCTCCACTACATGAGTTCTTACCTCACACAGATGCTGAGATTAGAAGCCTTGCAGAAAAGATTGGCGTTCCATACGAAAAGCTTGTAAGAAGAACTGATGAGCTTCACGAGAACAACCCAATGCTTGGTCACAGAGGATGTAGACTTGCTATAAGCTATCCTGAAATCGCAGAGATGCAGACAAGAGCTATCATGGAAGCTGCCATAGAGGTAAGCGAAGAGAAGGGATACAGCATCGTACCCGAAATCATGATTCCTCTAACATCAAGCGATAAGGAAATGGCATATATCAAGGATATCGTTGCTAAGGAAGCTGAGAGATGTAAGGAGGAGAAGTCATCAGACATCAAGTACGTGATAGGAACAATGATTGAGACTCCAAGAGCTGCACTTACAGCAGACGAAATCGCAGAAAGTGCTGAGTTCTTTTCATTCGGTACAAATGACATGACTCAGATGACATACGGCTTCTCAAGAGACGATACTGCTAAAATTATCGAGACATATATCGAGAAGAACATCTTTGAGGAAGATATCTTCCGCTCAATTGACGAAAAGGGTGTAGGTAAGCTACTCGATATCGCAGTTAAGCTCGGAAGACAGACAAGAAACGACCTCAAGATAGGTATCTGCGGAGAGCACGGTGGTGACCCAAGAAGTATAGAGTTCTGCCATAAGCTAGGACTAAACTACGTTTCATGTTCACCATACAGAGTTCCAATTGCAAGAATAGCAGCGGCACAGGCAGCAATTAAGTGTAATCAGGAATAG
- a CDS encoding thiamine ABC transporter permease, with protein MLRDLFRYFKPHRKIFALDMFCAIMIAFIDLAFPLVSRTAMYDMLPQSKYRTFFVVMAIVAVAYVLRSICYYIMTYWGHTFGIRVETDIRADLFNKLQSLDFEFYDKNRTGTLMSRLTSDLFEITELAHHGPEDLVIAILSISGALIVMFSIEWRLALVVAVLVPIFLLIVVLTRKQMSRASVNVKKKIADINTEIESCISGIKTSKAFANEDVDNDRFMDSNYVYRTSKSEFYKAMGTFNASQEFFMCIMPAAVIAIGGKLIMDGQLNYIDLITFTLYVSAFITPVRKMANFAEIFANGMAGLRRFSEIMALKPQVEEKPDAIDFDVKEGNIDFDDVTFAYDGVHDVVNNMNLHVKAGETLAVVGASGGGKTTVCQLIPRFYDVSSGSIKIDGVDVRDVTKNSLRENIGIVQQDVFIFADTILENIRYGKPSASYEEVVIAAKKAEIFDDIMEMPDQFDTYVGERGTGLSGGQKQRLSIARIFLKNPRILILDEATSALDTITERSIQKSFDELSKDRTCLIIAHRLATVQNADRIILVDDGRIAEEGTHAELMKLDGRYAKLFNTQRLDYSSDEGN; from the coding sequence ATGCTAAGAGATTTATTTAGGTATTTTAAACCACATAGAAAGATATTTGCGCTCGATATGTTTTGTGCCATTATGATTGCATTTATCGACCTTGCGTTTCCGCTAGTTTCAAGGACTGCGATGTACGATATGCTTCCGCAGAGCAAGTACAGGACCTTCTTTGTTGTAATGGCTATAGTTGCCGTTGCATACGTGCTTAGGTCGATTTGCTACTACATTATGACTTACTGGGGACATACCTTCGGTATCAGAGTTGAGACCGATATAAGGGCGGACCTTTTCAATAAACTGCAGAGTCTAGACTTTGAGTTTTACGATAAGAATAGGACTGGTACTTTGATGAGCAGGCTGACAAGCGACCTCTTTGAGATTACAGAGCTTGCACACCATGGCCCTGAGGACCTTGTAATTGCGATACTGTCGATATCAGGTGCGCTGATAGTTATGTTTAGCATAGAGTGGAGACTTGCACTTGTTGTAGCTGTGCTTGTACCTATTTTCCTTTTGATTGTCGTGCTGACAAGAAAGCAGATGTCGAGAGCTTCGGTTAATGTAAAGAAGAAAATTGCTGATATAAACACAGAGATAGAGTCATGTATTTCAGGAATTAAGACATCAAAGGCCTTTGCCAACGAGGATGTCGATAACGACAGATTCATGGATTCAAACTATGTGTATAGGACATCAAAGAGTGAGTTCTATAAAGCGATGGGAACCTTCAACGCATCGCAGGAATTTTTTATGTGCATCATGCCGGCTGCAGTTATCGCCATAGGTGGAAAGCTCATAATGGACGGGCAGCTTAACTACATAGATTTGATCACATTTACTCTTTATGTTTCAGCATTTATTACGCCAGTTAGAAAGATGGCAAATTTTGCTGAGATTTTTGCAAACGGTATGGCTGGGCTTAGGAGATTCAGCGAAATCATGGCGCTTAAGCCTCAGGTAGAGGAGAAGCCAGATGCTATTGATTTTGATGTCAAAGAGGGAAATATCGACTTTGATGATGTTACATTTGCATACGACGGAGTACACGATGTTGTAAATAACATGAACCTTCATGTTAAGGCTGGAGAAACTCTAGCAGTTGTCGGAGCTTCTGGAGGCGGTAAGACTACGGTCTGCCAGCTAATTCCGAGGTTTTACGATGTGAGCAGCGGAAGCATCAAAATAGATGGAGTTGATGTTAGAGACGTGACTAAGAATTCTCTGCGTGAGAATATCGGAATTGTTCAGCAGGATGTATTCATCTTTGCGGACACAATCCTAGAAAACATCAGATATGGTAAGCCATCAGCAAGCTACGAAGAAGTTGTTATTGCAGCAAAGAAGGCTGAGATATTTGATGACATCATGGAGATGCCTGATCAGTTTGATACCTATGTAGGGGAGAGGGGAACAGGGCTTTCAGGAGGCCAAAAACAGAGACTTTCCATAGCCAGAATCTTCCTAAAAAATCCTAGAATTTTGATTCTAGATGAGGCGACATCGGCACTTGATACGATTACGGAAAGGTCGATTCAAAAGTCCTTTGACGAGCTATCAAAGGATAGAACCTGCCTAATCATAGCACATAGACTCGCAACCGTTCAAAACGCGGATAGAATAATCTTAGTTGACGATGGAAGAATTGCAGAAGAGGGAACTCATGCTGAGCTCATGAAGCTTGACGGCAGATATGCAAAGCTGTTTAATACTCAGAGACTCGACTACTCAAGTGACGAGGGAAATTAG
- a CDS encoding hypothetical protein (ACT domain-containing protein) yields MEKAVVTVVGKDTVGILAKVSKACAEANANVIDVSQSVLTEIFCMIMVIDISELSIPLDELKKNIEAEATGMTIHVMHENIFNAMHRI; encoded by the coding sequence ATGGAAAAAGCAGTTGTAACTGTTGTCGGCAAGGACACTGTCGGCATACTCGCAAAGGTATCCAAGGCCTGCGCAGAGGCAAATGCAAATGTTATCGATGTAAGTCAGTCAGTTTTGACAGAAATATTCTGTATGATCATGGTCATCGACATCTCAGAGCTTTCAATTCCGCTTGACGAGCTCAAAAAGAATATCGAAGCAGAGGCTACTGGCATGACAATTCACGTTATGCATGAGAACATCTTTAACGCAATGCACAGGATTTAG
- a CDS encoding radical SAM protein, which produces MKKHAIIPIFIPHLGCPCQCVFCNQQKITARTKAVSTDEVRETVERYLSTLGDLDTSEIEIAFYGGSFTAIPIDAQTAYLEVANEYIDQGRVSSLHISTRPDCIDEEILENLKRYNVSTIELGVQSFSDEVLRLSKRGHDSDIARKAARLVKERGFKLGIQLMIGLPGDSLESCIYSARETVALSPELARLYPTLVIDGTELYDMYEDGSYEALSKEEALLRTKEMYKILHKAGINIMRVGLKSTDIIGGSDLSAINGGPYHPAFRQLVEGEIAYEALKGQLDALMKKTDGMSPAHALNIDGTRLARAEGSDEASNPPKPKLKVDLFSNPQSFSNMIGNCGINKDRLGAEYPNFDIKYRTDNNLARDIYIAELK; this is translated from the coding sequence ATGAAGAAACATGCGATAATACCCATATTCATCCCCCATCTCGGCTGCCCCTGCCAGTGTGTTTTCTGCAATCAGCAGAAGATAACAGCAAGGACTAAGGCCGTTAGCACAGATGAAGTCAGAGAAACCGTAGAAAGATACCTGTCGACGCTCGGAGACCTTGACACAAGCGAGATAGAAATCGCTTTTTATGGAGGAAGTTTTACAGCGATTCCAATAGATGCGCAGACCGCATATCTTGAGGTCGCAAACGAATATATAGATCAGGGAAGAGTTTCATCCCTACACATATCGACAAGGCCAGACTGCATAGACGAAGAGATTTTGGAAAATCTCAAACGCTATAATGTAAGCACCATAGAGCTAGGTGTTCAGTCCTTTAGCGACGAAGTGCTTAGACTATCCAAGCGAGGGCACGATAGCGACATCGCAAGAAAGGCAGCTAGGCTAGTTAAGGAGCGAGGGTTTAAGCTTGGTATTCAGCTCATGATCGGGCTTCCAGGAGATAGCCTAGAGAGCTGCATTTATTCAGCAAGAGAAACTGTGGCACTTTCCCCAGAGCTAGCAAGGCTCTACCCTACTTTGGTCATAGATGGCACAGAGCTTTATGACATGTATGAGGACGGAAGCTACGAGGCTTTGAGCAAGGAAGAAGCACTACTCCGCACCAAGGAGATGTATAAGATTCTGCATAAGGCAGGAATAAATATAATGAGGGTCGGGCTTAAGAGCACAGATATAATCGGCGGAAGCGATTTATCTGCAATCAACGGCGGACCCTATCATCCAGCCTTTAGGCAGCTCGTCGAAGGCGAGATAGCATATGAGGCACTTAAGGGACAGCTTGATGCTTTGATGAAAAAGACAGACGGCATGAGTCCTGCACATGCGCTAAATATAGATGGCACAAGACTTGCGAGAGCTGAAGGCTCTGACGAGGCAAGTAACCCACCAAAGCCAAAACTCAAGGTCGACCTATTTTCAAATCCTCAGTCTTTCTCCAATATGATTGGAAACTGCGGAATTAATAAGGATAGGCTTGGTGCTGAATATCCTAATTTTGATATAAAATATAGAACAGACAATAATTTAGCAAGAGATATTTACATAGCAGAACTAAAATAA
- a CDS encoding glutamyl-tRNA synthetase: MDYNILAELLFPNIDKSPEDYEKIYPKRNLPEGAKVTRLGPSPTGFIHLGNLYGAFVDERLAHQSGGVFYLRIEDTDDKRFVDGAVKIIIDSLRFFGINFDEGAGLDGDTGAYGNYTQSKRGKVYASFAKKLVREGKAYPCFLTEEEITAIRTKQEAEKQNPGIYGEFAAHRNLSLEEIEANIKAGKPYVLRLKSDGNPDPEKARRIKVEDAIRGTLEMPENFQDVVILKTTGIPTYHFAHVVDDHLMRTTHVVRGAEWLPSLPIHVELFEKLGLELPIYCHTAQLMKLDENGNKRKLSKREDPELSLDYYRNLGYHPAAVREYLLTILNSNFEEWRAEHQDADIDEFTFTTEKMSNSGALFDLNKLNDISKDVLLRIPAEEIIEFLKGWAEEFRPEIMYIFDDEEYLKKIIDLGRNDKKPRKDLVYAEQIVEFISYFFDDMFAREDEIPAEVSAEDAREILKKYMESYDHADDQSQWFDKIRNIAVELGYAAKPKDYKKNPEDYKGHVGHVSTVIRIALMGRAQSPDVWCIQQIMGEDMTRRRITSYEI; this comes from the coding sequence ATGGATTACAACATATTAGCAGAACTGCTGTTTCCAAATATAGATAAAAGCCCTGAGGATTATGAGAAAATCTATCCTAAGAGAAATCTGCCAGAAGGAGCCAAGGTTACAAGACTAGGACCATCACCAACTGGTTTTATTCATCTCGGAAACCTTTACGGAGCCTTTGTAGACGAAAGACTTGCTCATCAGTCAGGCGGAGTATTCTATCTAAGAATCGAGGACACTGATGATAAGCGTTTTGTCGATGGTGCAGTTAAGATTATCATCGATTCTCTCAGATTCTTTGGAATAAACTTTGACGAGGGGGCAGGACTAGATGGAGATACAGGCGCTTATGGTAACTACACTCAGAGCAAGAGAGGCAAAGTCTATGCTTCGTTTGCTAAGAAGCTAGTGAGAGAAGGAAAGGCGTATCCATGCTTTTTGACAGAAGAAGAAATCACTGCTATTAGAACAAAGCAAGAAGCAGAGAAGCAAAACCCTGGAATCTACGGTGAGTTTGCAGCGCACAGAAACCTAAGCCTAGAGGAAATAGAAGCTAATATTAAAGCCGGAAAACCTTATGTTTTAAGACTTAAGTCTGATGGAAATCCAGACCCAGAAAAGGCACGCAGAATCAAGGTTGAAGACGCTATAAGAGGAACTCTCGAAATGCCGGAAAACTTTCAGGACGTCGTCATCCTCAAGACCACAGGAATCCCAACCTACCACTTCGCACACGTGGTTGACGACCACCTGATGAGAACGACTCACGTCGTAAGAGGCGCAGAGTGGCTTCCTTCACTGCCAATCCACGTTGAGCTCTTCGAAAAGCTCGGCCTAGAGCTTCCAATCTACTGCCACACAGCGCAGCTAATGAAGCTAGACGAAAACGGAAACAAGCGAAAACTCTCCAAGAGAGAAGACCCAGAGCTATCGCTTGATTACTATCGCAACCTAGGATACCATCCGGCTGCGGTAAGAGAATATCTGCTAACCATCCTAAACTCAAATTTTGAGGAGTGGAGAGCAGAGCATCAGGATGCAGATATTGACGAGTTCACATTTACAACAGAGAAGATGAGTAACTCTGGTGCGCTTTTTGATTTGAATAAGCTAAACGACATCAGCAAGGATGTTCTTCTTAGAATCCCGGCAGAGGAAATCATAGAGTTTCTAAAGGGTTGGGCTGAGGAATTTAGGCCTGAGATTATGTACATCTTTGATGATGAGGAATACCTTAAGAAGATTATAGACCTTGGTAGAAATGATAAGAAGCCAAGAAAGGACCTTGTTTACGCAGAGCAGATTGTCGAATTTATAAGCTATTTCTTTGACGATATGTTTGCAAGAGAGGATGAGATTCCTGCAGAGGTTTCAGCTGAGGATGCAAGAGAAATTCTAAAGAAATACATGGAAAGCTATGACCATGCAGACGACCAGAGCCAGTGGTTTGACAAGATTAGAAACATAGCTGTTGAGCTTGGATATGCTGCAAAGCCTAAGGATTACAAGAAGAATCCAGAGGATTATAAGGGGCATGTAGGACATGTGAGCACAGTTATTAGAATTGCGCTTATGGGAAGAGCTCAGTCACCTGATGTTTGGTGCATACAGCAGATTATGGGCGAGGATATGACTCGCAGAAGAATCACAAGCTACGAGATATAA
- a CDS encoding uracil-DNA glycosylase: MVNIGNHWDEVLAGEFNSEYYKKLRQFLIEEYRTQTIYPDMHDIFNALKETDFDDTRVLILGQDPYHGAGQAHGMAFSVKPGVKQPPSLVNIFKELREELGAPMPSSDNGYLLSWAKQGVLLLNTCLTVREGKPNSHKGKGWERLTDAVISKLNDRAEPVVFILWGANARAKKSLITNERHLILEGAHPSPLSAYNGFYGGAYFTRTNEFLEKNGKKAINWDITDLK, translated from the coding sequence ATGGTAAACATAGGAAATCACTGGGATGAGGTGCTCGCTGGCGAGTTTAATAGCGAGTACTATAAGAAGCTTAGACAATTTTTGATAGAGGAATATCGCACTCAGACTATCTACCCTGATATGCACGATATTTTCAATGCACTAAAGGAAACCGACTTTGATGATACAAGGGTTTTGATACTGGGTCAGGATCCTTATCACGGAGCAGGGCAGGCACACGGCATGGCTTTTTCTGTAAAGCCGGGAGTTAAGCAGCCACCGTCGCTTGTAAATATTTTTAAGGAGCTTCGCGAGGAACTAGGAGCGCCTATGCCAAGCTCTGATAACGGTTATCTACTCAGCTGGGCCAAGCAGGGAGTTCTGCTTCTGAACACCTGCCTTACTGTGAGGGAAGGAAAGCCAAACTCACACAAGGGAAAGGGCTGGGAAAGACTTACTGATGCTGTAATTTCTAAGCTAAACGATAGAGCAGAGCCTGTTGTCTTTATTCTCTGGGGTGCGAATGCAAGAGCTAAGAAGTCCCTAATTACAAACGAAAGACATTTGATACTCGAGGGTGCACATCCAAGCCCACTATCAGCATATAATGGTTTTTATGGCGGAGCCTACTTTACGAGGACTAATGAATTTCTAGAAAAGAATGGTAAAAAAGCGATAAACTGGGATATTACAGATTTGAAATAA
- a CDS encoding GTP-binding protein TypA, protein MSERQKIINIAVIAHVDAGKSTLVDAFLKQSGIFRDNEAMADCVMDSDDIERERGITIYSKNCSVMHNDVKINIVDTPGHADFSSEVERIMKTVDTVILLVDSSEGPMPQTRFVLSKSLEQGLNPILFINKIDKKDARIDEVVDEVYELFMDLDSNDDQLNFPILYGVARQGIAVKDPSDIDGLEFRQGDSKLKHTPEGYGGFDITPLFDTIIEHCEVYPDRREEPLQMQISTLAYDDYIGRLGIGRITRGVLKQGSQVSVVKENSVETRKIGQIFVYRGLKRMPVEEAQCGDIVVVSGISDISIGETICDPSAPEGLGSIMIEEPTLSMNFMVNSSPFAGQVGKYVTSRHIRERLNKELEVNVGLTVEDTDSTDCFKVSGRGELHLSILIENMRREGYELAVSKPEVIYHKDENGARLEPIEEVIITVPDEYSGTVISKLNLRKGIMVQMSGDNGYTKLEYHAPTRGLLGYRSEFINDTRGEGNMERRFFAFEEYKGEIPGRNNGVAIAIEEGVCTPYALFNISERVQMFVEPQTRVYEGMIVGMNSRGNDMEVNPCKAKKATNMRAAGSDENVKLSPARHFTLEEALEFIADDELVEIVPDDIRLRKKLLKEIERRRAGR, encoded by the coding sequence ATGTCTGAAAGACAAAAAATAATTAACATTGCCGTTATAGCCCATGTAGACGCTGGTAAGTCGACGCTCGTAGATGCTTTTTTAAAGCAGAGCGGTATATTTAGAGACAACGAAGCGATGGCAGATTGCGTCATGGATAGCGACGATATAGAGCGTGAGAGAGGTATAACAATTTACTCTAAGAACTGCTCAGTAATGCATAATGACGTTAAGATAAACATCGTAGATACACCAGGCCACGCGGATTTTTCATCTGAGGTAGAGCGTATCATGAAGACTGTAGATACAGTTATTCTGCTTGTTGACTCAAGTGAGGGACCTATGCCACAGACTCGCTTTGTTCTTAGCAAGTCGCTAGAGCAGGGGCTAAATCCTATTTTGTTCATTAACAAGATCGATAAGAAGGATGCCAGAATCGACGAGGTTGTCGACGAGGTATACGAGCTATTCATGGACCTAGATTCAAACGATGATCAGCTGAACTTCCCAATTCTATACGGAGTTGCAAGGCAGGGTATAGCTGTTAAGGACCCATCAGATATAGATGGCCTAGAGTTTAGACAGGGAGATAGCAAGCTAAAGCACACACCAGAGGGCTACGGCGGATTCGATATTACGCCGCTCTTTGATACAATAATTGAGCACTGCGAGGTTTATCCAGATAGAAGAGAAGAGCCTTTGCAGATGCAGATTTCAACACTTGCCTACGATGACTATATCGGAAGACTAGGAATCGGAAGAATTACAAGAGGCGTACTCAAACAGGGCAGTCAGGTTTCTGTGGTCAAAGAAAACAGCGTAGAAACTCGCAAAATTGGTCAGATTTTCGTTTACAGAGGTCTTAAGAGGATGCCTGTTGAGGAAGCTCAGTGCGGAGACATAGTTGTCGTTTCAGGTATCTCAGATATCTCAATCGGTGAGACAATCTGCGATCCGTCAGCACCAGAGGGTCTTGGCAGCATCATGATTGAGGAGCCAACGCTTTCGATGAACTTCATGGTTAACTCATCTCCTTTTGCTGGTCAGGTGGGTAAGTATGTGACATCAAGGCATATTAGAGAAAGACTGAACAAGGAGCTAGAGGTCAATGTTGGACTCACTGTTGAGGACACAGATTCAACAGACTGCTTCAAGGTTTCAGGAAGAGGCGAACTCCATCTTTCTATTTTGATAGAGAATATGAGAAGAGAAGGCTATGAGCTAGCTGTATCAAAGCCAGAGGTTATCTACCACAAGGACGAAAACGGCGCTAGGCTTGAACCAATCGAAGAAGTTATAATTACGGTTCCAGATGAGTATTCAGGAACGGTAATCTCCAAGCTAAACCTCAGAAAGGGAATCATGGTTCAGATGTCTGGTGACAACGGATACACTAAGCTAGAGTACCATGCACCAACTAGAGGTCTTTTGGGATATAGATCTGAGTTCATTAACGATACTCGTGGCGAAGGAAACATGGAGAGAAGATTCTTTGCATTCGAAGAGTACAAGGGCGAGATTCCGGGCAGAAATAACGGAGTAGCTATTGCGATAGAAGAAGGTGTTTGCACACCTTATGCGCTTTTCAATATCAGCGAAAGAGTTCAGATGTTCGTAGAGCCTCAGACTAGAGTTTATGAGGGCATGATTGTCGGAATGAACTCGAGAGGAAACGACATGGAGGTTAATCCATGTAAGGCTAAGAAGGCGACAAATATGCGTGCGGCAGGAAGCGATGAGAATGTTAAGCTCTCACCGGCTCGTCACTTCACTCTTGAGGAAGCACTGGAGTTCATAGCTGATGATGAGCTAGTTGAAATCGTCCCAGATGATATCAGGCTCAGAAAGAAGCTACTTAAGGAAATAGAGAGAAGAAGAGCAGGACGCTAA